A genomic segment from Chlorogloeopsis sp. ULAP01 encodes:
- the metG gene encoding methionine--tRNA ligase has protein sequence MNLVDKTKKTFALTTPLYYVNDLPHIGSAYTTIAADVVARFQRLLGRPVLLVTGTDEHGQKIQRTAESKGLPPKKFCDQMSEGFVSLWQLLDIKYDRFIRTTDHRHEALVKDFFQRVWSKDDIYLGQQKGWYCVSCEEFKEERELLEGHRCPIHPNKEAEWRDEQNYFFRLSKYQAQLEALYQSRPDFIQPETRRNEVLNFVKQGLQDFSISRVNVEWGFPVPADPNHTLYVWFDALLGYVTALLEPGEQATLENALAKWWPINLHLIGKDILRFHAVYWPAMLMSADLPLPERVFGHGFLTKDGQKMGKSLGNTLDPVALTANYGADAVRYYFLKEIEFGKDGDFNEVRFINVLNADLANDLGNLLNRTLNMVKKYCAGNLPSITSEDIPADNPLKAIGLHLGEQVKIAYEALAFNQACDAILKLVQASNKFIDEQAPWSLYKQGQQQATEIVLYGVLESVRLAAYLLSPVIPNISSDIYQQLGFEIDFNEQSQTAIVAPFEIHGMWGVLSGKQKLGDPRPVFKRIETLK, from the coding sequence ATGAATCTAGTGGATAAAACAAAAAAAACATTTGCACTCACAACACCGTTATATTACGTAAACGATTTGCCCCACATAGGTAGTGCATATACAACAATAGCAGCAGACGTAGTGGCACGCTTTCAAAGACTTTTGGGGCGTCCAGTACTACTTGTGACGGGTACAGATGAACACGGGCAAAAAATTCAAAGAACAGCCGAAAGTAAAGGATTACCACCAAAAAAGTTTTGCGATCAAATGTCTGAGGGGTTTGTGTCCCTGTGGCAATTACTAGATATAAAATACGATCGCTTTATTCGCACTACCGATCATCGGCATGAAGCACTTGTCAAAGACTTTTTCCAGCGAGTTTGGTCTAAAGATGATATCTATCTGGGACAACAAAAAGGTTGGTATTGTGTATCGTGTGAAGAGTTTAAAGAAGAACGAGAATTACTAGAAGGACACCGTTGCCCGATTCACCCGAACAAAGAAGCAGAGTGGCGAGATGAGCAAAACTACTTCTTTCGTCTATCTAAATACCAAGCCCAACTCGAAGCACTCTACCAATCTCGACCAGATTTTATCCAGCCAGAAACTCGTCGCAACGAAGTTCTGAATTTTGTCAAACAGGGCTTACAAGATTTTTCAATTTCACGGGTAAATGTAGAGTGGGGTTTTCCAGTACCAGCAGATCCTAATCATACTCTTTATGTCTGGTTTGATGCCCTCTTAGGATATGTAACAGCATTGCTAGAACCAGGTGAACAAGCAACTTTAGAAAATGCCTTAGCAAAATGGTGGCCGATCAACTTACATCTTATTGGTAAAGATATCTTACGCTTTCATGCAGTTTATTGGCCTGCCATGCTGATGTCAGCCGATTTGCCTCTGCCAGAACGAGTATTTGGACACGGCTTTTTAACTAAAGATGGCCAGAAAATGGGTAAAAGTCTGGGCAATACCCTTGATCCCGTGGCATTAACCGCAAACTATGGTGCAGATGCTGTTCGTTATTACTTCCTTAAGGAAATCGAGTTTGGCAAAGATGGCGATTTTAATGAAGTTAGATTCATAAATGTTCTGAATGCAGATTTGGCAAATGACTTAGGTAATTTGCTCAATCGCACTTTAAATATGGTTAAAAAATACTGTGCTGGCAATCTACCATCAATTACAAGTGAAGATATTCCTGCCGATAATCCTTTAAAAGCGATCGGTTTACATCTAGGGGAACAGGTAAAAATTGCTTATGAAGCGCTAGCTTTTAACCAAGCCTGCGACGCTATTCTGAAGCTAGTACAAGCCAGCAACAAGTTTATTGATGAACAAGCTCCTTGGTCATTGTATAAACAAGGACAGCAACAAGCAACAGAAATAGTATTATATGGGGTTTTGGAATCAGTAAGGTTAGCAGCTTATCTCTTGTCTCCAGTTATTCCAAATATTAGTAGTGATATTTATCAGCAACTGGGTTTTGAAATTGACTTTAACGAGCAATCACAAACTGCCATTGTTGCCCCGTTTGAGATTCATGGTATGTGGGGAGTACTAAGTGGCAAACAAAAATTGGGCGATCCCCGTCCTGTTTTTAAACGCATAGAAACACTCAAATAA
- a CDS encoding beta-ketoacyl-ACP synthase 3, with protein MQQIGIAITGSGSAVPATFLDNQGLTELVETSDEWITTRTGIRQRHLAKAGDSLAELAAIASHQAIAMAGITPKDIDLILLATSTPDDLFGSACQIQAKLGADRAVAFDLTAACSGFVFGLVTAAQFIRTGVYHNILLIGADILSRWVDWQDRRTCVLFGDAAGAVVLQANPRDRLLGFELKSDGTQNNCLNLAYQANSTELLSSVCVGQGGFLPITMNGKEVYRFAVQKVPEVIDKALFRANLCVEQVDWLLLHQANQRILDAVAQRLNIPEDKVISNLAYYGNTSAASIPLALDEAVRQGKIKSNDIIAASGFGAGLTWGAAIFQWGR; from the coding sequence GTGCAACAAATAGGAATAGCAATTACAGGAAGTGGCTCGGCAGTACCAGCTACTTTCCTGGATAACCAGGGGTTGACTGAACTGGTTGAAACATCAGACGAGTGGATAACAACAAGAACAGGAATTCGTCAAAGGCATTTAGCCAAAGCTGGTGATTCTCTTGCAGAACTTGCTGCGATCGCAAGCCATCAAGCGATCGCCATGGCTGGAATTACACCAAAAGACATAGATTTGATTTTGCTCGCAACTTCTACGCCTGATGATTTATTTGGCAGTGCTTGTCAAATTCAAGCAAAATTAGGAGCGGATAGAGCAGTAGCATTTGACTTGACAGCTGCCTGCTCTGGCTTTGTGTTTGGATTAGTTACAGCCGCCCAATTTATTAGAACCGGAGTTTACCATAACATACTACTTATTGGGGCAGATATCCTCTCTCGTTGGGTGGATTGGCAAGATCGGCGTACCTGCGTTTTATTTGGAGATGCAGCTGGGGCAGTTGTACTACAAGCAAACCCACGCGATCGCTTACTAGGATTTGAGCTTAAAAGTGATGGCACTCAAAATAATTGTCTCAACCTAGCTTATCAAGCTAACTCTACAGAACTGCTCTCTAGTGTTTGTGTAGGACAAGGTGGCTTTTTGCCCATCACAATGAATGGCAAAGAAGTTTACCGATTTGCCGTCCAAAAAGTACCAGAAGTTATTGATAAAGCTTTATTTCGCGCTAACCTCTGTGTAGAGCAAGTAGACTGGTTGCTATTACATCAAGCAAATCAACGCATTCTCGATGCTGTTGCCCAGCGCCTAAATATCCCGGAAGATAAAGTTATCAGTAATCTTGCTTATTATGGCAACACTTCTGCCGCCTCTATTCCCCTTGCCCTAGATGAAGCAGTACGGCAAGGCAAAATTAAATCTAACGACATCATAGCCGCATCAGGTTTTGGTGCTGGACTGACTTGGGGAGCGGCAATTTTTCAATGGGGTAGATAG
- the lptC gene encoding LPS export ABC transporter periplasmic protein LptC, with the protein MKQHNKRHGEISSHRVPVSPLHRVPYHLLTLGLLLILGLAGCGGNTTLTKLPVEIPQDKDTDSKLTFFAVTLEQADDVGRPIWKVRAKQAKYTKEKQIGQAESPYGELYQDGKIVYQVQAQQADIEQDGKQLFLKGNIVATDPRNGTVLRGNELEWRPDEDLLIVRNQMYGTHKQLQAVAQEARVKTRTQRVDFLGKVVANSMEPPLQIRTEHLVWQIKEEKLIGDRPVQIDHYKNNKITDRGRGDAAEVNLKTKIATITKNAQIELLEPPMQIASNSMSWNLSTETVTTNSPVRIFHRAENVTVTANQGELKIPQKIAYLTGNVNGVGERSQSLKSKELTWYLNNKLVEAQGDVVYKQVDPPMTFTGEKAIGNIQKENIVVSGGNSGNRVVTEIIPKEKFQSQ; encoded by the coding sequence ATGAAACAGCATAACAAAAGACACGGGGAAATTTCCTCTCACCGCGTCCCCGTGTCTCCCCTTCACCGTGTCCCTTATCACCTCTTGACTCTTGGCTTGCTTCTAATCCTTGGGTTAGCTGGCTGTGGGGGTAATACTACACTCACAAAATTGCCTGTTGAAATTCCCCAAGACAAAGACACAGATAGCAAGTTAACTTTCTTTGCTGTCACATTAGAACAGGCAGATGATGTTGGACGGCCTATTTGGAAAGTCAGGGCAAAACAGGCAAAGTATACAAAAGAAAAACAAATTGGTCAAGCCGAAAGTCCCTATGGTGAACTATATCAAGATGGCAAAATAGTTTATCAAGTACAGGCACAACAAGCAGATATAGAACAGGATGGAAAACAATTATTTCTTAAAGGAAATATAGTTGCTACAGATCCTCGCAATGGAACGGTATTGCGTGGCAATGAACTAGAATGGCGTCCTGATGAAGATTTATTGATAGTCCGCAACCAGATGTATGGCACCCATAAGCAACTACAAGCAGTAGCGCAAGAAGCACGAGTAAAAACTCGAACTCAACGTGTTGATTTTTTGGGTAAAGTAGTTGCAAACTCGATGGAACCACCATTACAAATCCGTACAGAACATCTAGTTTGGCAAATTAAAGAGGAAAAATTAATTGGCGATCGCCCTGTACAAATTGACCATTATAAAAATAATAAAATTACTGATCGAGGTCGAGGGGATGCCGCCGAAGTTAACTTGAAAACTAAAATTGCTACTATTACTAAAAATGCTCAAATAGAATTACTTGAACCGCCGATGCAAATTGCTAGTAATTCTATGTCTTGGAACTTAAGTACAGAAACTGTTACTACCAATAGTCCTGTACGCATATTTCATCGTGCTGAAAATGTGACAGTAACTGCTAATCAAGGTGAATTAAAAATACCTCAAAAAATTGCCTATTTAACAGGTAATGTCAATGGTGTTGGGGAACGCAGCCAGTCACTAAAATCTAAGGAATTAACTTGGTATCTAAATAACAAATTAGTAGAAGCTCAAGGTGATGTAGTTTATAAGCAAGTAGACCCACCAATGACATTTACAGGTGAAAAAGCTATTGGTAATATCCAAAAGGAAAATATAGTTGTTAGTGGTGGTAATTCTGGCAACCGAGTAGTTACAGAAATTATTCCCAAGGAAAAATTTCAGAGTCAATAG
- a CDS encoding TetR/AcrR family transcriptional regulator, whose protein sequence is MNSSEYFRRKAKKPRQVRDAEATQAQILDAAEQEFARYGLAGTRIDAIAARTGVVKAMIYYYFESKERLYQAVMERIGSELDTAFQQLGSDHLPVEEALKAYIRSGIAYGANYPHRGMLWFYEAIQNQGQYGQMSGWQKSFWSMATLLERGIAEGVFRSLDPFLTTINILGVCTFYFNAHENLKYLDPSRQLLSSEMIERQTQEAINLILAGVKA, encoded by the coding sequence GTGAATTCTTCAGAGTATTTCAGACGAAAAGCAAAAAAGCCTCGTCAAGTTCGAGATGCCGAGGCAACTCAGGCGCAAATTTTAGATGCCGCCGAACAGGAATTTGCCCGCTATGGCTTGGCTGGAACGCGGATCGATGCGATCGCTGCCCGAACAGGTGTTGTAAAAGCGATGATTTATTATTATTTTGAAAGTAAGGAAAGACTTTATCAAGCAGTAATGGAACGGATCGGCAGCGAGTTGGATACAGCATTTCAACAGCTTGGTTCAGACCATTTACCCGTAGAAGAAGCCTTAAAAGCATACATTCGCAGTGGCATTGCTTACGGAGCCAATTATCCACATCGCGGAATGCTGTGGTTTTATGAAGCTATCCAAAATCAGGGGCAATATGGTCAGATGAGCGGTTGGCAGAAAAGTTTCTGGAGTATGGCAACTCTCTTAGAACGTGGAATAGCTGAAGGTGTGTTTCGATCGCTCGATCCATTTTTGACCACGATCAATATTTTGGGAGTTTGCACATTTTACTTTAATGCCCACGAAAATTTGAAGTATCTCGATCCGAGTCGGCAACTTCTCAGTTCAGAAATGATTGAGCGGCAAACTCAGGAAGCGATTAATTTGATTTTGGCTGGAGTGAAAGCGTAA
- the plsX gene encoding phosphate acyltransferase PlsX, with protein sequence MGSTCARIAIDAMGGDNAPGEIVAGALRAREELGVEVLLVGDPQRIEAALPAKINVGQVQIVPAEDAIAMNEEALTSIRRKPKASINVAMDLVKQGQADAVISAGHSGAAMAAALLRLGRLPGIDRPAIGAVFPTIVASKQVLILDVGANVDCRPKFLEQFAVMGSIYSQYVLGVSEPKVGLLNIGEEDCKGNDAAVRAHQLLRENAQIAFIGNAEGRDVLSGQFDVIVCDGFVGNVLLKFAEAVGEVMLQIMREELPQGLRGQLGTAVLKPNLKRIKQRVDHAEHGGALLLGVDGICIISHGSSQAPSIFNAIRLAKEAVNNQVLQRIQSQYQSSTNSGRLLPETN encoded by the coding sequence ATGGGATCGACTTGCGCACGGATCGCAATTGACGCAATGGGAGGGGATAATGCACCCGGTGAAATCGTGGCTGGCGCACTGCGAGCACGAGAAGAACTTGGTGTAGAGGTATTGTTGGTAGGTGATCCCCAAAGAATCGAAGCAGCCCTGCCAGCAAAAATCAATGTGGGTCAAGTTCAGATCGTACCTGCTGAGGATGCGATCGCAATGAACGAAGAAGCCCTTACCAGCATCAGACGTAAACCCAAAGCCTCTATTAACGTGGCAATGGATTTAGTCAAGCAAGGACAGGCAGATGCTGTAATTTCTGCCGGTCACTCTGGTGCAGCGATGGCAGCAGCATTACTTCGCTTAGGACGGTTGCCAGGAATTGACCGTCCGGCAATTGGTGCAGTATTTCCCACCATAGTAGCCAGCAAACAAGTTCTTATACTTGATGTCGGTGCAAATGTGGACTGCCGCCCGAAATTTTTAGAGCAGTTTGCCGTCATGGGGTCGATTTACAGTCAATATGTTTTGGGTGTATCTGAACCGAAAGTAGGTTTGTTGAATATCGGTGAAGAAGACTGTAAAGGCAATGATGCAGCTGTTCGTGCTCATCAATTACTGCGTGAAAATGCCCAGATTGCTTTTATTGGCAATGCAGAAGGAAGGGACGTGCTTTCCGGTCAATTTGACGTGATTGTCTGTGACGGCTTTGTGGGCAATGTGCTGTTAAAATTTGCTGAAGCGGTTGGAGAAGTAATGCTGCAAATAATGAGGGAAGAATTGCCGCAAGGATTGCGTGGTCAACTCGGAACGGCAGTTTTAAAACCCAACCTGAAGCGGATCAAGCAGCGAGTAGATCACGCAGAGCACGGAGGAGCTTTACTTTTAGGCGTAGACGGCATTTGTATAATTAGTCATGGTAGCTCCCAAGCACCTTCTATTTTTAATGCCATTCGTTTAGCAAAAGAAGCAGTCAACAATCAAGTGCTGCAAAGAATTCAATCTCAATATCAAAGCTCAACAAACTCCGGGCGTCTGTTGCCCGAAACTAATTAA
- a CDS encoding D-alanyl-D-alanine carboxypeptidase, producing the protein MLELIGSGLMSMWLEMAGVQVKPLDPLDVLTWQSSPSLILAPDPSPAGVTTVQEYFKGLLATKIMPANLTQSQGIWLQSGPMLMANHQGTTPLPAASLTKIATSLVALKAWGAQHQFETIVGTTGSVQKGVLQGDLIITGGGDPLFVWEEAIALGNTLNKMGIKQIKGNLIISGNFAMNFQRHPLLAGQALKQALNHKTWSRATTLQYSLMPKGTPKPEVKIAGTVKFEAQTIPQQTLLVRRRSLPLHQLIKEMNVFSNNEMAQMLAELVGGHTVVQSTAARLARVPESEIQLINGSGLGVENRISPRAACAMLMAIQREALTHGLNLADLFPTSGFDRRGTLHARHMPAGTVMKTGTLNDVSALAGVIPTRDRGLVWFTIINRGPYVLNFRAEQDKLLQNLTKQLQAPSAIPKAIAPHSPIEVLPKFGTNERNEILYKS; encoded by the coding sequence ATGCTGGAATTAATTGGTTCAGGTTTGATGTCAATGTGGCTGGAGATGGCTGGAGTCCAAGTTAAACCTTTAGATCCTTTAGATGTATTAACTTGGCAAAGTAGTCCTAGCCTGATTCTTGCTCCCGATCCAAGTCCAGCTGGGGTAACTACCGTGCAGGAATATTTCAAGGGGCTATTGGCAACGAAAATCATGCCAGCAAATCTAACCCAGAGTCAAGGAATTTGGTTGCAGTCAGGGCCTATGCTGATGGCTAATCATCAAGGTACAACTCCTCTGCCTGCTGCCTCATTAACTAAGATTGCGACTTCTCTTGTTGCTTTGAAAGCTTGGGGAGCACAACATCAATTTGAGACTATAGTTGGTACTACAGGCTCTGTGCAAAAAGGAGTGTTGCAGGGAGATTTGATAATTACTGGTGGTGGTGATCCTTTGTTTGTTTGGGAGGAAGCGATCGCCCTTGGTAATACATTGAATAAAATGGGCATCAAGCAGATCAAGGGCAATTTGATCATCAGTGGTAATTTTGCCATGAATTTCCAACGACACCCACTGCTAGCAGGGCAAGCACTCAAGCAAGCACTGAATCATAAGACTTGGTCTCGTGCTACTACTTTACAATATTCGCTCATGCCCAAAGGCACACCCAAGCCTGAAGTTAAAATAGCTGGCACTGTCAAATTCGAGGCGCAAACCATACCACAACAAACCTTGTTAGTACGTCGTCGCTCCTTGCCTTTGCACCAATTAATCAAGGAAATGAACGTTTTCAGTAATAACGAAATGGCACAGATGCTAGCAGAGTTGGTGGGAGGACACACTGTTGTGCAATCAACTGCCGCTAGGCTCGCAAGGGTGCCAGAGTCAGAAATTCAATTAATTAACGGTTCAGGGTTGGGAGTTGAAAATCGTATTTCTCCCAGAGCTGCTTGTGCGATGTTAATGGCAATTCAAAGAGAAGCACTCACTCATGGGTTAAATTTAGCAGATTTATTTCCTACGTCTGGCTTTGATCGCCGTGGAACGCTGCACGCTCGACATATGCCAGCAGGCACTGTCATGAAAACTGGCACTCTCAACGATGTTAGTGCTTTAGCCGGAGTGATACCTACACGCGATCGCGGTTTGGTTTGGTTTACCATTATTAACCGTGGCCCATATGTACTAAATTTTCGGGCTGAACAAGACAAACTTTTGCAAAATCTTACCAAACAACTGCAAGCACCATCTGCGATTCCAAAAGCGATCGCTCCCCACTCACCCATCGAAGTTTTACCCAAATTTGGTACTAACGAACGCAATGAAATTCTATATAAAAGTTAA
- the fabD gene encoding ACP S-malonyltransferase, with protein MTKSAWVFPGQGSQALGMGADLIELPLAKEKFAQAEEILGWSVIEISNNDAEKLSHTLYTQPCLYVVESILADLLLKKEQPDLVAGHSLGEYIALYVAGVFDWTAGLHLVKRRAELMESAVGGMMAALMNFDREKLEKAIAETPEATIANDNSPAQVVISGTPAAVEKVMSQVKAKRAVPLKVSGAFHSPLMAAASAEFKDVLASVEFNTAKLPVLSNVEPTPSTDADVLKQRLIQQMTGGVRWREISLALPENGIERVVEIGPGNVLTGLIKRTSSGLILENIRSAAELPV; from the coding sequence ATGACTAAAAGCGCATGGGTATTTCCCGGACAAGGTTCCCAAGCTCTGGGAATGGGAGCAGATTTAATAGAATTACCATTAGCAAAGGAAAAATTTGCCCAAGCTGAAGAAATTTTAGGCTGGTCTGTAATAGAAATCAGTAACAATGATGCCGAAAAACTATCACATACCCTCTACACTCAGCCCTGTCTGTATGTAGTAGAAAGTATTCTCGCTGATCTTCTTTTAAAAAAAGAACAGCCAGATTTAGTTGCTGGTCACAGTTTGGGAGAATACATTGCTCTTTACGTTGCTGGTGTATTTGATTGGACTGCTGGGCTACACTTGGTAAAGCGTCGTGCAGAACTCATGGAAAGTGCTGTTGGTGGAATGATGGCAGCATTAATGAATTTTGACCGCGAAAAACTAGAAAAGGCGATCGCCGAAACTCCTGAGGCGACAATCGCTAATGATAATAGTCCAGCCCAAGTTGTGATTTCTGGCACACCAGCAGCAGTAGAAAAAGTGATGTCACAAGTGAAGGCAAAACGTGCAGTTCCTTTAAAAGTTTCTGGTGCATTTCATTCGCCTTTAATGGCAGCAGCCTCGGCAGAGTTTAAAGATGTTTTAGCTTCTGTAGAATTTAATACAGCTAAATTGCCAGTTTTATCGAATGTAGAACCAACTCCATCCACAGACGCAGATGTTTTAAAACAGCGTTTGATCCAACAAATGACTGGGGGGGTGCGCTGGCGAGAAATTTCCCTAGCCCTACCAGAAAATGGCATTGAGCGAGTAGTGGAAATTGGCCCCGGTAATGTGCTAACTGGTTTGATTAAACGCACTAGCTCCGGCCTAATTTTGGAAAACATCCGTAGTGCTGCGGAGTTACCTGTTTAA
- a CDS encoding NYN domain-containing protein — protein sequence MLNNLENDSIFTPEQVLENRGRVAIFIDGSNLFYAALQLGIEIDYTKLLCRLTGGSRLLRAFFYTGVDRTNEKQQGFLLWMRRNGYRVIAKDLVQLPDGSKKANLDVEIAVDMMALVDSYDTAVLVSGDGDLAYAVNSVSYRGVRVEVVSLRSMTSDSLINVSDRYIDLEAVKEDIQKTPRQSYPYRPLSSMDFLEHPREIADGHLEIPE from the coding sequence ATGTTGAATAATCTGGAAAACGACTCGATTTTTACGCCAGAGCAAGTTTTGGAAAATCGAGGTCGCGTTGCTATATTTATTGATGGCTCAAATTTATTTTATGCAGCGCTACAATTAGGAATTGAAATAGATTACACCAAGCTATTATGTCGATTAACGGGTGGTTCTAGACTGTTACGTGCTTTCTTTTACACAGGCGTAGACAGAACTAACGAGAAGCAACAGGGTTTTCTGTTGTGGATGCGTCGTAACGGTTATCGAGTTATAGCAAAAGATTTGGTGCAATTGCCAGATGGATCGAAAAAAGCGAATCTAGATGTGGAAATTGCGGTTGATATGATGGCTTTAGTAGATTCTTATGATACCGCCGTATTAGTCAGTGGAGATGGGGATTTGGCATATGCAGTAAATTCCGTCAGTTATCGAGGAGTGCGGGTAGAAGTAGTAAGTTTACGCTCAATGACAAGCGACAGCTTAATCAATGTGAGTGATCGCTATATAGATTTAGAAGCTGTCAAAGAAGATATTCAGAAAACACCACGCCAAAGTTATCCGTATCGGCCTTTATCTAGTATGGATTTTTTGGAGCATCCTAGAGAAATAGCTGATGGACATTTGGAAATTCCAGAATGA
- a CDS encoding Rieske 2Fe-2S domain-containing protein, which translates to MNPILPGAPWLIAHRSMLGINRPHKVTLNEQDYVLWQNDRGEIFALNNVCPHMQAPLSDGWICQERGTITCPFHALEFDGEGRLYREGKQQTQPIAQPLKLIVKRDCVWSYGDCESRVAIPEIVEQIASEYDFVGIAGEKTIQGDFLSTWLINSDFNHQNGTHRELFQIVQNQMTEFDQDGFWYKVKQESTRADNSLRELLLNPVLLTIPKVLKSTVEYFFPSVLVLYAETGAGPFAQVVVQYPQQHNQTKIYELIFAKLKPTWVKPLLRQSMLKAIDVIVEQDTTAIETRYPRQPGKVKLPGEEVMMYAEKLYHEW; encoded by the coding sequence ATGAATCCGATCTTACCGGGTGCGCCTTGGTTGATTGCTCATCGTTCTATGCTAGGGATAAATCGTCCCCATAAGGTGACATTAAATGAGCAGGACTACGTTCTATGGCAAAATGATCGGGGTGAAATTTTCGCTTTGAACAATGTTTGCCCTCATATGCAAGCGCCACTATCAGATGGCTGGATTTGCCAGGAAAGAGGAACGATTACCTGTCCATTCCATGCTCTAGAGTTTGACGGTGAGGGGAGATTATATCGAGAGGGTAAACAACAGACGCAACCAATCGCGCAGCCACTCAAGCTTATAGTGAAGAGAGATTGTGTTTGGAGCTATGGGGATTGCGAATCTCGCGTGGCTATTCCTGAAATTGTTGAGCAAATTGCATCGGAATATGATTTTGTCGGGATTGCTGGAGAAAAAACGATCCAGGGGGACTTCTTAAGTACCTGGTTAATCAATTCTGATTTCAATCATCAAAATGGCACCCATCGGGAGCTATTTCAGATTGTTCAAAACCAAATGACAGAATTTGATCAAGATGGCTTTTGGTATAAGGTAAAACAGGAAAGTACGAGAGCTGATAACTCACTTAGAGAACTTTTGCTTAACCCAGTTTTGTTAACTATCCCAAAAGTTCTCAAGAGTACCGTTGAATACTTTTTCCCTTCCGTTTTAGTGCTTTATGCCGAAACAGGAGCTGGGCCTTTTGCTCAAGTGGTTGTGCAATATCCGCAGCAACACAATCAAACCAAGATTTATGAATTAATCTTCGCCAAGCTAAAACCTACTTGGGTAAAGCCTCTTTTACGTCAATCAATGCTAAAAGCCATTGATGTGATTGTTGAGCAGGATACGACCGCGATTGAAACTCGCTATCCTCGCCAACCTGGCAAGGTTAAACTTCCCGGTGAAGAAGTCATGATGTATGCTGAGAAACTTTATCATGAATGGTAG
- a CDS encoding 1-acyl-sn-glycerol-3-phosphate acyltransferase translates to MSVNNSLDISRWLLGSLSTKMFRYYEDRIPQDASVLVVSNHRSFMDAPILMSALSSPIRFACHHYMSQVPIMREIVTGLGCFPLEADQKRQQSFFKQAQQLLQLKQVVGVFPEGAEPMVKFTQPQQVGEFQRGFAHLALRAAVQDLAILPVAIASLEEVNTSAVPLSLLSFFDPSEPLFNQPGWHPLVIYNRVAVLIGHPYWIRPQHQQQYQGKQAKTVVAELTEHCYGEITSLLHQGCY, encoded by the coding sequence ATGAGTGTAAACAACTCCTTAGATATCTCTCGCTGGTTGTTGGGAAGTTTATCGACCAAAATGTTTCGCTACTATGAAGATCGCATTCCCCAAGACGCTAGCGTATTAGTAGTAAGTAATCATCGTAGCTTTATGGACGCACCGATTTTAATGTCGGCGTTATCCAGCCCAATTCGCTTCGCTTGTCATCACTACATGAGTCAAGTGCCGATCATGCGGGAAATTGTCACAGGTTTAGGATGCTTTCCCTTAGAAGCAGATCAAAAGCGTCAGCAAAGCTTTTTTAAGCAAGCACAACAACTGTTACAACTAAAGCAAGTAGTGGGTGTGTTTCCAGAAGGAGCGGAACCAATGGTAAAATTTACTCAACCACAGCAGGTGGGAGAGTTCCAGCGAGGATTTGCCCATTTGGCATTACGAGCAGCAGTGCAAGATTTAGCAATTTTGCCAGTTGCGATCGCCTCTTTAGAAGAAGTTAACACATCTGCTGTACCTCTAAGTCTATTGAGCTTTTTCGATCCTTCAGAACCTCTATTTAATCAACCAGGTTGGCACCCTTTGGTCATCTACAATCGTGTTGCGGTGCTAATCGGTCATCCTTATTGGATTAGACCCCAACATCAACAACAATATCAAGGAAAACAAGCAAAAACTGTTGTGGCTGAACTGACAGAACATTGTTATGGCGAAATAACCAGTTTGCTACATCAAGGATGTTATTAA